In Arthrobacter sp. SLBN-112, a genomic segment contains:
- the pth gene encoding aminoacyl-tRNA hydrolase, protein MTDTWLIVGLGNPGAQYQGNRHNIGQMVLDELASRIGAGFKTHKARAQVLEGRLGIGGPRVILAKPMSYMNVTGGPVSALANFYGIAPDHVVAVHDEIDIPFNTVKLKLGGGEGGHNGLRDISKALATKDYLRVRVGVGRPPGRMDTADYVLRDFGTAERKELPFLLDDAADAVESLLREGLTATQQKFHPAKSGSRQAES, encoded by the coding sequence ATGACTGATACCTGGCTGATCGTCGGCCTCGGCAACCCCGGGGCGCAGTACCAAGGCAACAGGCACAACATTGGCCAGATGGTCCTTGACGAGCTCGCCTCCCGGATCGGCGCAGGCTTCAAGACCCACAAGGCCCGGGCCCAGGTCCTTGAGGGGCGGCTGGGAATCGGCGGCCCCCGGGTAATCCTGGCCAAGCCGATGAGCTACATGAACGTCACCGGCGGCCCGGTCTCTGCCCTGGCCAACTTCTACGGCATCGCCCCGGACCACGTGGTGGCCGTCCACGATGAGATCGACATTCCCTTCAACACGGTTAAGCTCAAGCTTGGCGGCGGCGAAGGCGGCCACAACGGCCTGCGCGATATTTCCAAAGCCCTCGCCACCAAGGACTACCTCCGGGTCCGGGTCGGAGTGGGCCGCCCGCCCGGCCGGATGGACACGGCAGACTACGTCCTGCGCGATTTCGGCACCGCAGAACGGAAGGAATTGCCCTTCCTGCTCGATGACGCGGCGGATGCCGTCGAGTCCTTGCTCCGGGAAGGACTCACCGCCACACAGCAGAAGTTCCACCCCGCCAAGTCCGGATCACGCCAAGCCGAATCGTAA
- a CDS encoding LuxR C-terminal-related transcriptional regulator: MDRICNLIGNGTHHAVFIMAGPGIGKSAVTDAVTERLAGHLNVVRVHASSALAGVPFGVLTPYTGELTAEESVSPVAVLRSMWSYFEKIKTGNGLAVLLAVDDAHHLDEASAGVLAELISAGWATVVAAARPRPGLPQPLEQLWYDGLAERVDLRPLNREQIEEVLAHVLDGTVPAATVDAIWSASGGNPRILDALLHDSAETGVLAKRNGIWMLLGELPADGPRLAAVVAKDHLRRGPEEQEALKLIALAGPVGRKVIEDISGAAVVRSLLDQQMIVETPGVPSELFIWNALFAGAIRNTVSVSRSLQLLEKVKAHQDPGQLQGEGRLRSVEWALECGLRVSDDEMLAAAKVALLRYRNHSARSIAARIRNPAMVPLAQAIQARALYNEGSYQEAATLLDGCWLRLAEDPQGPAALVLLVSAHQANGRLLADVAEDVERACPQSDPDGSWQAELVQVLQLGAEVNFQVLGDEVDRIRKRGAAGSGGEPLRALAEALLAHALAAAGRPVQGLDAALLAASELPPLEGSLFFFPEFVLGRLVSGYLAMGEWESAERELNSYAAGHGAGAATFDGSLNVLRGYSLLRQGRMERAYQILLPAVEALRLNDPLQLYRFGTALGYYVAARLGDVEQAKRLEQDHRDAIAGGPAHDLLAEAYVAAAAEYMARDGKGLAALQTLMTTTEAAARAGNLLEVLAMCWDLGDPSVIPMVQTVARGVEGRWAEALLTLATAWENADGDALMATAASLEEAAFVNLAREAYARASTVLEQAGERRRSRQAVAQREKCDHELGERFREGRFIAAAPAVHLTRREQDIVELAVQGLTDREIAQRLMVSVRTVEGHLYRTYVKLGVRSRDELETALPK, translated from the coding sequence GTGGACCGGATCTGCAACCTGATCGGGAACGGCACCCACCATGCCGTCTTCATCATGGCCGGCCCGGGGATCGGAAAGTCGGCGGTGACCGATGCCGTCACCGAGCGGCTCGCCGGGCACCTGAACGTGGTGCGGGTCCACGCGAGTTCGGCCCTTGCCGGGGTGCCGTTCGGGGTCCTGACCCCCTATACCGGGGAACTCACGGCTGAGGAGTCGGTCTCGCCGGTCGCCGTGCTGCGGTCCATGTGGTCGTACTTCGAAAAAATCAAGACCGGCAACGGCCTGGCAGTCCTGCTCGCGGTGGATGACGCACATCACCTGGACGAGGCTTCCGCGGGCGTCCTGGCTGAGCTGATTTCGGCGGGCTGGGCAACTGTGGTGGCGGCGGCCCGCCCCCGGCCGGGCCTCCCGCAGCCGCTCGAGCAGCTCTGGTACGACGGCCTTGCCGAGCGCGTGGACCTAAGGCCCCTGAACCGGGAACAGATAGAGGAAGTCCTGGCCCACGTCCTGGACGGGACCGTTCCCGCCGCGACGGTGGACGCCATATGGAGCGCATCGGGCGGAAATCCGCGAATCCTTGACGCCTTGCTGCATGACTCCGCAGAGACCGGCGTCCTGGCCAAACGCAACGGAATCTGGATGCTGCTCGGCGAACTCCCCGCCGACGGGCCCCGGCTGGCGGCCGTTGTTGCCAAGGACCATCTGCGCCGGGGGCCCGAGGAACAGGAAGCCCTGAAGCTCATTGCCCTGGCCGGCCCGGTGGGTCGCAAGGTCATCGAAGACATCAGCGGGGCCGCGGTGGTCAGGTCCCTGCTGGACCAGCAGATGATCGTAGAGACCCCCGGGGTGCCATCGGAGCTGTTCATCTGGAACGCGCTTTTCGCCGGCGCCATCAGGAACACGGTTTCGGTCTCCCGGAGCCTCCAGTTGTTGGAGAAGGTCAAGGCACACCAGGATCCCGGCCAGCTCCAGGGGGAAGGCCGGCTCCGGTCGGTGGAGTGGGCGCTGGAGTGTGGCCTCCGCGTCAGCGACGACGAGATGCTGGCCGCCGCCAAAGTGGCGTTGCTCCGGTACCGCAATCACAGTGCGCGGTCCATAGCGGCCAGGATCCGCAACCCCGCCATGGTTCCCCTGGCCCAGGCCATCCAGGCCCGGGCTTTGTACAACGAGGGCTCCTACCAGGAGGCCGCCACCCTCCTGGACGGCTGCTGGCTCCGGCTGGCCGAAGATCCCCAGGGGCCGGCAGCCCTGGTACTCCTGGTGTCGGCACACCAGGCCAACGGCCGGCTGTTGGCTGATGTGGCGGAGGACGTGGAACGGGCCTGCCCGCAATCGGACCCGGATGGCAGCTGGCAGGCAGAGCTGGTGCAGGTGCTGCAGCTCGGTGCCGAGGTCAACTTCCAGGTCCTCGGCGACGAAGTTGACCGGATCCGTAAACGCGGCGCAGCGGGCTCCGGGGGAGAGCCGCTGCGTGCCTTGGCGGAGGCGCTCCTGGCCCATGCCCTGGCCGCTGCCGGGCGTCCCGTCCAGGGATTGGATGCTGCCCTGTTGGCGGCCTCGGAGCTTCCTCCGCTGGAAGGCAGCCTGTTCTTCTTCCCCGAGTTCGTGCTGGGGCGGCTGGTGTCCGGCTACCTGGCCATGGGCGAGTGGGAATCGGCCGAGCGGGAGCTCAACAGCTACGCGGCAGGCCACGGCGCCGGCGCGGCCACCTTTGACGGAAGCCTCAATGTGCTCCGCGGCTACTCCCTGCTTCGGCAGGGGCGGATGGAACGGGCGTACCAGATCCTGCTGCCCGCCGTGGAAGCACTGAGGCTCAATGATCCGTTGCAGTTGTACCGCTTTGGGACGGCGCTGGGCTATTACGTGGCGGCCCGGCTTGGCGATGTCGAACAGGCGAAACGGCTGGAACAGGATCACAGGGATGCCATTGCCGGCGGCCCCGCACACGACCTTCTGGCCGAGGCGTACGTGGCGGCGGCGGCGGAATACATGGCCCGCGACGGCAAGGGGCTGGCTGCGCTGCAGACGCTGATGACCACGACGGAGGCAGCCGCCAGGGCCGGAAACCTCCTCGAAGTCCTGGCCATGTGCTGGGACCTGGGGGACCCCTCCGTGATCCCCATGGTCCAGACTGTTGCCCGCGGCGTGGAAGGCCGCTGGGCGGAGGCTCTGCTGACCCTGGCTACGGCGTGGGAAAACGCCGACGGCGACGCCCTGATGGCAACGGCTGCCTCGCTGGAGGAAGCAGCCTTTGTCAACCTGGCCCGGGAGGCATACGCCCGTGCCAGTACGGTGCTTGAGCAGGCTGGCGAACGCCGCCGGTCCCGGCAGGCGGTGGCCCAGCGTGAAAAGTGCGATCACGAACTCGGTGAACGCTTCCGCGAGGGACGTTTCATCGCCGCCGCACCCGCGGTCCACCTCACCCGCCGCGAACAGGACATCGTTGAATTGGCAGTCCAGGGCCTGACCGACCGGGAGATCGCCCAGCGCTTGATGGTGTCGGTGCGCACGGTGGAAGGCCACCTCTACCGCACCTACGTCAAGCTCGGCGTACGCAGCCGCGATGAGCTGGAGACGGCCCTGCCCAAATAG
- a CDS encoding 50S ribosomal protein L25/general stress protein Ctc codes for MSEQKLAAELRTEFGKGYARRARMANLIPAVIYGHGAEPIHVTLPAKATTLAVRTANALLSLDINGEGHLALVKDIQRDPVKQIIEHIDLLTVRKGEKVTVDVPVHVEGETAPGTVHNLELTVVSLEAEATHLPESVVVSIEGRAAGEHIHGSDLVLPKGTVLLTDAEALVVNISEAVENAVEEETEAAAEEAPAAAEEAAAE; via the coding sequence ATGTCTGAGCAGAAGCTCGCAGCAGAACTGCGCACCGAATTCGGCAAGGGCTACGCCCGCCGCGCACGGATGGCCAACCTGATCCCTGCCGTCATCTACGGCCACGGCGCAGAGCCCATCCACGTCACCCTTCCGGCCAAGGCCACCACCCTGGCCGTCCGCACCGCCAACGCCCTGTTGTCCCTGGACATCAACGGTGAAGGCCACCTGGCCCTGGTGAAGGACATCCAGCGCGACCCCGTAAAGCAGATCATCGAGCACATCGACCTCCTGACCGTCCGCAAGGGCGAGAAGGTCACCGTTGACGTTCCCGTGCACGTTGAGGGCGAGACCGCTCCGGGCACCGTCCACAACCTGGAACTGACGGTTGTGTCCCTCGAAGCCGAGGCCACCCACCTGCCCGAGTCCGTCGTCGTCAGCATCGAAGGCCGCGCCGCCGGCGAACACATCCACGGCTCCGACCTGGTCCTGCCCAAGGGCACCGTGCTGCTGACCGACGCCGAGGCGCTTGTCGTGAACATCTCCGAGGCCGTCGAAAACGCAGTGGAAGAGGAAACCGAAGCTGCGGCCGAGGAAGCTCCCGCGGCAGCCGAAGAAGCAGCCGCAGAGTAA
- the glmU gene encoding bifunctional UDP-N-acetylglucosamine diphosphorylase/glucosamine-1-phosphate N-acetyltransferase GlmU: MIPENAGPAAVIVLAAGAGTRMKSRTPKILHEIGGLSMVGHALRAARSINPQRLAIVVRHERDLVAGHVSALDPDAVIVDQDDVPGTGRAVEAALEALHAEQGLTGTVVVTYGDVPLLSGELLDELVAAHERDGNAVTVLTAVLDDATGYGRILRGEDGSVTGIREHKDSSEAERLIREVNSGIYAFDAEVLREALGKVTTDNAQGEKYLTDVLSLARAAGGRVAAVVTADRWQVEGANDRVQLAALGAELNRRTVEAWMRAGVTVVDPATTWIDASVTLDEDVRLLPNTQLHGATAVARDAVVGPDTTLTDVTVGEGATVIRTHGSGSVIGAHAAVGPFTYLRPGTVLGEQGKIGAFYETKNVTIGRGSKLSHLGYAGDAEIGEDTNIGCGNITANYDGEKKHRTVIGSGVRTGSNTVFVAPVTVGDGAYSGAGAVIRKDVPAGALALSVAAQRNAEGWVPANRPGTRSAELAQAATKNSSSTPASTEEGK, from the coding sequence GTGATCCCTGAGAATGCCGGCCCGGCCGCAGTCATCGTTCTGGCAGCAGGCGCCGGCACCCGGATGAAATCGCGTACACCCAAGATCCTCCACGAGATTGGCGGCCTTTCCATGGTGGGCCACGCCCTCCGTGCCGCCCGCAGCATCAACCCGCAGCGGCTTGCCATCGTGGTGCGCCACGAACGTGACTTGGTGGCCGGGCATGTATCGGCGCTGGATCCCGACGCCGTCATTGTGGACCAGGACGACGTGCCGGGCACCGGCCGCGCCGTGGAAGCCGCCCTTGAGGCGCTTCACGCGGAACAGGGCCTGACCGGCACAGTTGTGGTCACCTACGGCGACGTGCCGCTGCTGTCCGGGGAACTCCTGGACGAGCTCGTGGCCGCCCACGAGCGTGACGGCAACGCGGTCACCGTCCTCACTGCCGTCCTGGACGACGCCACCGGCTACGGCCGCATCCTTCGGGGCGAGGATGGCTCCGTCACGGGCATCCGCGAGCACAAGGATTCTTCCGAGGCCGAGCGGCTGATCCGTGAGGTCAACTCCGGGATCTACGCCTTCGACGCGGAAGTTCTCCGCGAGGCCCTGGGCAAGGTCACCACAGACAACGCCCAAGGCGAGAAATACCTCACCGACGTCCTGTCCCTGGCACGCGCTGCCGGTGGCCGGGTTGCCGCCGTCGTCACCGCCGACCGCTGGCAGGTGGAAGGCGCGAACGACCGCGTCCAGCTCGCCGCCCTGGGCGCCGAACTGAACCGCCGCACCGTCGAAGCCTGGATGCGCGCAGGCGTGACGGTAGTGGACCCGGCCACAACGTGGATCGACGCGTCCGTCACGCTCGACGAGGACGTACGGCTCCTGCCCAACACCCAGCTGCACGGCGCTACCGCCGTGGCGAGGGACGCCGTCGTCGGACCGGATACCACCCTGACCGATGTCACGGTCGGCGAGGGCGCAACGGTGATCCGCACCCATGGTTCCGGATCGGTCATCGGCGCACACGCCGCCGTCGGCCCCTTCACCTACCTGCGGCCGGGCACCGTCCTGGGCGAACAGGGCAAGATCGGCGCCTTCTACGAAACCAAGAACGTCACCATCGGCCGGGGGTCAAAGCTGTCCCACCTGGGCTACGCGGGCGACGCCGAAATCGGCGAAGACACCAACATCGGCTGTGGAAACATCACGGCAAACTACGACGGCGAGAAGAAGCACCGCACGGTCATCGGCTCGGGCGTGCGTACTGGCTCCAACACCGTCTTTGTTGCCCCGGTCACCGTGGGGGACGGCGCCTACAGCGGCGCCGGCGCGGTGATCCGCAAGGACGTACCGGCCGGCGCCCTCGCTTTGAGCGTCGCCGCCCAGCGCAACGCCGAGGGTTGGGTCCCCGCGAACCGTCCGGGAACCCGCTCCGCCGAACTGGCCCAGGCGGCCACCAAGAACTCCTCCAGTACCCCGGCATCTACAGAAGAGGGCAAGTAA
- a CDS encoding LuxR C-terminal-related transcriptional regulator, with amino-acid sequence MSIEPLSWGRGSTPQGDGLATGSSAVPEGQQWSVPARSANLDAVRTALTSEHSFGAVITGARGVGKSSLARAAVADLGPDVWSLQLRSAPSGSNTPYGCLSFLLARLPQAYMGSPTAILRGITSLIRSDAAGRPCIITLDTSGTIDDMSAGVLLNVLLTGTARIIAVAPKASDLPADFHWLLTDRMLTEVRLSNLNELQTRQVLLSLLGHRVSSSLVTTYHQMVGGNPLLLKALVTEQQLAGNLVLSESVWTLRDKVVLDGAASLDDIVRSRWTRETPETREVIEMLSCARRVELSRLTAIYGADVVADMEDAGLLEIDDSEHRWVSLREKYIGDVVRTWLSISRRRELRSVLLGGTEPDPAAMTVEELMSFAAWTHECEAELSPALALAAAQAAVQLFDPRFALTYAEMLQRTDAQWASAQRQKAAAYLQLDMGVQALSALEDITHPELEALDLEEYAQVVAAKARVMLCIPEQAGKVEELFASARERLDKVGDHYAWPAAAAVAANRISLSEFEYQAHVGRYTAMIPALERAADPAANPDIGYRLQCAIILMSSLAMTGREMDALGLLRQIGGQLSDASHIVGLRERYTREAYFVLLMAGQWGRCIDLMAPFSAGQPFRLPYRSAATEIAAGIAFAFSGRGEAALEPLISAAAQLELQPVQGALRTAYAATALAYAQTGNAALSRKYLTKLQRMPGRSGFAVESIIEFCALVAGRWLGDSEAVTSLKQATRANVEAGRYTVAGIYLLAATVNGSDADFRLLEEIAGHRQGPLAEVSRLIAVGSRTKDAKALLAGGELAATLELDAVEARCMALAVDFARQIGDALSARTAQARLDILAATVANLPIVPSSGSPLLTSRERQIARMAGRGASNRDIALEMGVSVRTVEGHLYQVFTKLGVTSRGDLTGLV; translated from the coding sequence ATGTCAATCGAGCCACTCAGCTGGGGACGTGGGTCAACACCTCAGGGTGATGGGCTGGCCACAGGATCCTCTGCCGTGCCGGAGGGCCAGCAGTGGTCCGTGCCGGCACGAAGTGCCAACCTTGACGCCGTCCGCACAGCGCTGACCAGCGAACACTCCTTTGGAGCGGTCATCACGGGCGCCCGCGGAGTGGGGAAATCCTCCCTGGCCAGGGCAGCGGTGGCAGACCTGGGTCCGGACGTCTGGTCGCTCCAGCTCCGAAGCGCACCCTCCGGCTCCAACACCCCGTATGGTTGCCTTTCCTTCCTGCTTGCCCGGTTGCCGCAGGCCTACATGGGTTCACCTACCGCCATCCTGCGCGGGATCACCTCCCTGATCCGAAGCGACGCCGCGGGCAGGCCCTGCATCATCACGCTGGACACCTCCGGCACCATTGACGACATGAGCGCCGGCGTGCTGTTGAACGTCTTGTTGACGGGCACGGCCCGGATCATCGCCGTCGCTCCCAAAGCCAGCGACCTCCCGGCGGATTTCCACTGGCTCCTCACGGACCGCATGCTCACCGAAGTCCGGCTCAGCAACCTGAACGAACTGCAGACCCGGCAGGTCCTGCTGTCCCTCCTGGGGCACCGCGTCTCATCGTCTTTGGTCACCACCTACCACCAGATGGTGGGCGGCAACCCCCTGCTGCTCAAAGCCCTGGTCACCGAGCAACAGCTCGCCGGAAACCTGGTGCTGTCCGAGTCCGTCTGGACGCTCCGGGACAAAGTGGTGCTCGACGGCGCCGCGAGCCTGGATGACATCGTCAGGTCCCGCTGGACACGGGAAACACCGGAAACCCGCGAGGTCATCGAAATGTTGTCCTGCGCCCGCCGGGTGGAACTGTCCAGGCTGACCGCCATCTATGGCGCCGACGTCGTAGCGGACATGGAGGATGCAGGACTGTTGGAGATCGACGACTCCGAGCACCGCTGGGTATCGCTGCGGGAAAAGTACATTGGCGATGTCGTCAGGACCTGGCTGAGCATTTCCCGGCGGCGGGAGCTCCGCAGCGTGCTGCTGGGCGGCACAGAGCCTGACCCCGCCGCCATGACCGTCGAAGAACTAATGTCCTTTGCCGCCTGGACCCATGAATGCGAGGCGGAACTCAGCCCGGCGCTGGCGCTTGCGGCCGCCCAGGCCGCGGTTCAACTCTTCGACCCCCGGTTTGCGTTGACCTATGCGGAGATGCTGCAACGGACGGACGCCCAGTGGGCCTCCGCCCAGCGGCAAAAGGCTGCCGCGTACCTGCAGCTGGACATGGGGGTCCAGGCCCTTTCAGCCCTTGAGGACATCACCCACCCGGAACTGGAGGCCCTCGACCTCGAAGAGTACGCCCAGGTGGTGGCCGCCAAGGCAAGGGTCATGCTCTGCATTCCGGAGCAGGCCGGCAAGGTGGAAGAGCTCTTCGCCTCGGCCCGCGAACGCCTGGACAAAGTGGGGGACCACTACGCCTGGCCTGCGGCCGCCGCGGTGGCCGCCAACCGCATCTCGCTGAGCGAATTCGAGTACCAGGCGCACGTGGGCAGGTATACCGCCATGATTCCCGCACTTGAGCGCGCTGCTGATCCAGCCGCCAATCCGGACATCGGCTACCGGCTCCAGTGCGCGATCATCCTGATGAGCTCCCTGGCCATGACAGGCCGGGAGATGGACGCCCTGGGACTCCTGCGCCAGATCGGCGGCCAACTCAGCGATGCCTCGCATATTGTGGGCCTCCGTGAGCGGTATACCAGGGAGGCTTACTTCGTGCTGCTGATGGCCGGCCAGTGGGGGCGCTGCATCGACCTCATGGCCCCTTTCAGTGCCGGCCAACCCTTCCGGCTCCCTTATCGCAGCGCGGCCACAGAGATCGCGGCCGGGATCGCCTTCGCATTTTCCGGCCGTGGCGAAGCCGCCTTGGAACCCCTGATTTCGGCCGCCGCGCAGCTGGAGTTGCAACCGGTCCAGGGTGCGTTGCGCACCGCCTACGCGGCCACGGCATTGGCCTACGCCCAGACCGGCAATGCCGCGCTGTCACGCAAATACCTGACGAAACTCCAGAGGATGCCCGGCAGGTCAGGATTTGCCGTGGAGAGCATCATCGAGTTCTGTGCACTGGTTGCCGGACGCTGGCTTGGCGACTCCGAAGCAGTCACAAGCCTCAAGCAGGCAACCCGTGCGAACGTTGAAGCGGGCCGGTACACCGTTGCCGGGATCTACCTGCTGGCGGCAACGGTCAATGGCAGCGATGCCGACTTCCGCCTCCTGGAGGAGATCGCCGGCCACCGGCAAGGTCCGCTGGCCGAGGTTTCCCGGCTGATAGCCGTGGGCAGCCGGACAAAGGATGCCAAAGCGCTTCTCGCCGGCGGCGAACTCGCGGCCACGCTCGAACTCGACGCCGTTGAAGCGCGGTGCATGGCCCTGGCCGTGGACTTCGCCCGCCAGATCGGGGACGCCCTTTCGGCAAGGACCGCGCAGGCAAGGCTGGACATCCTCGCCGCCACGGTGGCGAATCTGCCCATCGTGCCCAGCAGCGGGAGCCCGCTGCTGACCAGCCGTGAACGGCAGATTGCGCGGATGGCCGGCCGGGGCGCCTCAAACCGTGACATCGCCCTGGAAATGGGTGTATCAGTCCGCACCGTCGAAGGCCACCTGTACCAGGTGTTCACCAAGCTGGGCGTAACTTCAAGGGGTGATCTGACTGGACTCGTCTAA
- a CDS encoding ribose-phosphate diphosphokinase yields the protein MSEITARGEKKLVLASGRAHPELAREIAKELGTDLLPVDAYDFANGEIYVRAGESVRGTDAFVIQAHPAPLNNHLMEQLIMIDSLKRASAKRITVVSPFYPYARQDKKGRGREPISARLVADLYKTAGADRIMSVDLHTSQIQGFFDGPVDHLMAIPLLADYIRTRVAADNITVVSPDTGRVRVAEQWAERLGGAPLAFVHKSRDLTVPNQAVSKTVVGQIEGRTCVLIDDMIDTGGTISGAVNVLKNAGAKDVIIAATHAVFSEPAARRLSESGAREVVVTNTLPLTASQRFPQLTVLSIAPLIARAVREVFDDGSVTSLFDGKA from the coding sequence ATGAGCGAAATTACGGCGCGCGGCGAAAAAAAGCTGGTGCTCGCCTCCGGGCGGGCCCATCCGGAGCTGGCGCGGGAAATCGCCAAGGAACTCGGCACCGACCTTCTTCCGGTTGATGCCTATGACTTTGCGAACGGCGAAATCTACGTCCGCGCGGGTGAAAGCGTCCGTGGCACCGACGCCTTCGTGATCCAGGCCCACCCTGCACCGCTGAACAACCACCTGATGGAACAGTTGATCATGATCGATTCGCTGAAGCGGGCCTCGGCCAAGCGGATCACGGTTGTCTCACCGTTCTACCCCTACGCCCGGCAGGACAAGAAGGGCCGCGGCCGCGAACCCATCTCCGCCCGCCTGGTGGCAGACCTCTACAAGACTGCCGGCGCGGACCGCATCATGAGCGTGGACCTGCACACCTCCCAGATCCAGGGCTTCTTCGACGGACCCGTGGACCACCTGATGGCAATCCCGCTGCTCGCCGACTACATCCGCACCCGCGTCGCGGCCGACAACATCACCGTTGTCTCCCCGGATACCGGCCGCGTCCGGGTGGCAGAACAGTGGGCCGAACGCCTGGGCGGGGCGCCCCTCGCTTTCGTGCACAAGAGCCGGGACCTCACCGTCCCCAACCAGGCTGTCTCCAAGACGGTCGTGGGCCAGATCGAGGGACGTACCTGCGTCCTGATCGACGACATGATCGACACCGGCGGAACGATCTCCGGCGCCGTCAACGTGCTGAAGAACGCCGGCGCCAAGGATGTCATCATTGCGGCCACTCACGCCGTCTTCTCGGAGCCCGCCGCCCGCCGCCTGTCCGAGTCCGGTGCGCGCGAAGTAGTGGTTACGAACACCCTGCCGCTCACCGCTTCCCAGCGGTTCCCGCAGCTGACCGTGCTGTCCATCGCGCCGCTGATCGCCCGCGCCGTCCGTGAAGTGTTCGACGACGGTTCGGTCACCAGCCTCTTCGACGGCAAGGCGTAG
- a CDS encoding TetR/AcrR family transcriptional regulator, with product MSNNPPRMRMTGLQRRSQLIDVGRGLFAARGLDGTTIEEIAASAGVSKPVIYEHFGSKEGLYTQVVECEFHILLDAINNALTEEAKPRVLVERAALALLTYIEERTEGFRILMRDAPPSQPEGAFSTLLSHVTARVEHILSDEFSRRGFSGEDGAMYAQMLVGMVAMTGQWWQDSRQPDKQTVAAHLVNLAWNGLTGLKKDPELQSES from the coding sequence GTGAGCAACAACCCGCCGCGGATGCGGATGACCGGCCTGCAGCGGCGAAGCCAGCTGATCGACGTCGGCCGCGGCCTTTTCGCCGCCCGTGGGCTCGACGGGACCACGATTGAGGAGATCGCTGCCAGCGCGGGAGTGTCCAAGCCGGTCATCTACGAGCACTTCGGGTCCAAGGAGGGGTTGTACACGCAGGTGGTGGAGTGCGAGTTCCACATCCTGCTGGACGCCATTAATAACGCCCTCACCGAGGAAGCCAAACCCCGTGTCCTCGTCGAACGCGCCGCCCTGGCCCTGCTCACCTACATTGAGGAACGCACCGAGGGCTTCCGGATCCTCATGCGGGACGCTCCCCCGTCCCAGCCCGAGGGCGCCTTCTCTACCCTGCTCTCCCACGTCACCGCACGGGTGGAACACATCCTCTCCGACGAATTCTCGCGCCGCGGCTTCAGCGGTGAGGACGGCGCCATGTACGCGCAGATGCTCGTCGGCATGGTAGCCATGACCGGCCAATGGTGGCAGGACAGCCGCCAGCCGGACAAACAGACGGTGGCCGCGCACCTGGTCAACCTCGCCTGGAACGGCCTGACTGGCCTCAAGAAGGACCCGGAGCTGCAGTCTGAATCCTGA